The Thermodesulfovibrionales bacterium sequence CATTCAGACGGGCCATGAAAAAGGCTGTTGCCTCTTCATTAAGATTCGGTGCACTCGGCATAAGGGTTGCCTGCTCAGGAAGGCTCGCGGGCGCTGAAATTGCGAGGACTGAATGGTACCGAGAAGGAAGGGTGCCCCTTCACACCTTCAGGGCCGACATCGAGTATGGTTTTGCCGAGGCACTGACGACATACGGAAAGATCGGCGTTAAGGTCTGGATTTACAGTGGCGACATACTCCCTGAACCGCATAGAGCCGGTGAAGGCTTTGCGGCGTAGCGTCTTTGTAACGAGGTGATCGAACAATGTTAATGCCGAAGAAAGTTAAATTCAGGAAGATGCAGAAGGGCAATATGAATGGAAAGGCCTATCGGGGCGCTGACGTTTCCTTTGGCGAGTTCGGCCTCAAGGCCCTTGAGCCCGGATGGGTCACATCGAGGCAGATAGAGGCGGCGAGAATAGCCATAACGAGGCACGTGAAAAGAGGCTGTAAGGTCTGGATACGGATATTCCCGGACAAGCCGATAACGAAAAAACCTGCTGAAACGAGAATGGGAAAGGGTAAGGGGTCACCCGAGTACTGGGTGGCAGTGGTAAAGCCCGGAAGGGTGCTCTACGAGATGTCAGGAGTAACCGAGGATGTTGCAAAGGCTGCTCTGAGGCTCGCTCAGCATAAGCTCCCCATCG is a genomic window containing:
- the rplP gene encoding 50S ribosomal protein L16, translating into MLMPKKVKFRKMQKGNMNGKAYRGADVSFGEFGLKALEPGWVTSRQIEAARIAITRHVKRGCKVWIRIFPDKPITKKPAETRMGKGKGSPEYWVAVVKPGRVLYEMSGVTEDVAKAALRLAQHKLPIATKFVSREEIVR